Proteins encoded in a region of the Anopheles ziemanni chromosome 2, idAnoZiCoDA_A2_x.2, whole genome shotgun sequence genome:
- the LOC131294473 gene encoding sarcoplasmic reticulum histidine-rich calcium-binding protein-like, whose translation MQLVSVVLVVMCCWQMSIAGVPRQRRSTAGEAASSYFYFSRTPGHVFPSEASPFSASPVGLAVIPETKAFFPAKVLKSVSEFGADTVEEFGKGLSSSDESDDHDAYRVVEDKDDEEVEEKAGGSSYEVGHHAHKDSRGEQGYDKKHTLEKANRGSHGKEDHSHRYAQDGSRKKSHHDEGSHYHDHHQEAKRTKGGKHHEKKHHKKGSKTTGYHNVYHKDEYKKEHVFYDTSDHSGQFKKYGSAHEHHSNEAGKHGAGGHEDRAHQEASYQKKGSKDQGAYDEHHDQHLHRHGKEQHHQGGSHYEQKHGHAGGGESGYKIFHH comes from the coding sequence ATGCAGTTGGTatcggtggtgttggtggtgatgtGCTGCTGGCAGATGAGCATTGCCGGGGTGCCTCGCCAACGGAGATCGACGGCCGGTGAGGCTGCGTCGAGTTACTTCTACTTTAGCCGAACGCCAGGCCACGTGTTTCCGTCCGAAGCGAGTCCGTTCAGTGCTTCACCGGTCGGTCTTGCGGTGATCCCGGAGACGAAGGCGTTCTTCCCGGCGAAGGTGCTGAAAAGTGTCAGTGAGTTTGGTGCGGATACGGTCGAGGAGTTTGGCAAGGGATTGTCCTCGAGCGACGAAAGTGACGATCACGACGCGTACCGTGTGGTGGAGGACAAGGACGacgaggaggtggaggagaaGGCTGGCGGCTCGTCGTACGAGGTGGGCCATCACGCGCACAAGGACTCGCGGGGTGAACAAGGGTACGACAAGAAGCACACGCTGGAGAAGGCGAACCGTGGAAGTCACGGCAAGGAGGACCATTCGCATCGGTACGCGCAGGATGGTTCGCGCAAGAAGTCACACCACGACGAGGGTTCGCACTACCACGATCACCATCAGGAGGCGAAGCGCACGAAGGGCGGCAAGCATCACGAGAAGAAGCACCACAAGAAGGGCTCGAAGACGACCGGATACCACAACGTGTACCACAAGGACGAGTACAAGAAGGAGCACGTGTTCTACGACACCAGCGATCATTCGGGGCAGTTCAAGAAGTACGGCTCGGCGCACGAACACCACTCGAACGAGGCGGGCAAGCATGGGGCGGGTGGGCACGAGGACCGGGCCCACCAGGAGGCCAGCTACCAGAAGAAGGGCAGCAAGGACCAGGGCGCCTACGACGAGCACCACGATCAGCATCTGCACCGGCACGGGAAGGAACAGCACCATCAGGGCGGGTCGCACTACGAGCAGAAGCATGGTCACGCGGGGGGCGGTGAGAGTGGTTacaaaattttccaccactaG